The Cannabis sativa cultivar Pink pepper isolate KNU-18-1 chromosome 8, ASM2916894v1, whole genome shotgun sequence genomic interval AATCTAAATTTATACTTATATTGTAATTGGTATTTGCCATCGCCATTGACATAATCAATAATTGAATAAATTTTGGAGAAGAGAATATTACTATTTGTTATCTAAGCGTTTATGTGGTTGTGAAGTTTTACGTTTTTTGTCAAAAtgtgtgatatatatatatatagatgaaaACATAATATCTAATCCTATTAGGAACTAGGAtacttaaaaaagaataatgTACCTAATCGTATTAggataataaaagaaataatgtaattttgttttgaaagcaaatattttaatattgttaGTTTAGTTTGTTACGAAAAAAACGTTTTGATTGGTTCGatcttcaaaattaaaattattattgttaagaaaaaaaattattaatggaaaaaaaaaaaatgaacataattcatttatttatttttgaaaaaatcaattttttttttttggccacACCATGGTTTCAGAAATATTTTCATTGGAAAAgcaagatatattttttttttttgaaatattttttatacaaaaatatcaatatatgcTTGGAAGATAAGAAACTGTTGAAAATGGTATGTAATTCGATAGAGAAATTAGCTAAAGATTAAGGAAAagttaaaggcaagtacttactttGTTCCTATCATATTGGATTATGTCATGTTCTTCCAGTAAAATTCTCTCTAATGTTctaatagggaaatttgattttctatacttagaaaatcaaaaatttttttccctaaaccaaaaatttaaaacctaaaaaaactattccttttttttcaaaaccccaaaaatacccccctcacaatattctctctctctgcatcatctctctctccctctatctcaccccaaccgcccaccctcacccgaaccaccctcacccacccacgtcaactccaacgccgatcaccaccctcaCCACCGTCGACCACCGtcgaccacgaccccaacccctccgaccccaaccccaacccgaaagagcaaccccagtctctgaaactttttttttttttcctgcgatttgagagagggaagaagacagaggtccgatggtcggacccccaaggtccgaccgtctttttaatttttttttttttctgcgattttggagagagaggaagaaagaggtccgatggtcggaccttcgggtccgatgggtccgatggtcggacccatgggaccatcggacccatcggacccgaaggtccgaccggcttttatttattttattatttttttttcctgcgatttgagagagaggggaagagagaggtccgatggtcggaccttggggttgtcggacccatcggaccccaaggtccgaccatcggacctggggtgtgggattcttgggaccggctagatagagagagaaagagagatagttttagtttgggggtatttttggggttttgaaaaaaaaggtatagtttttttagggtttaaattattggtttagaaatcaaattttttgattttctaagtatagaaaatcaaatttcccttctaATATGTGTCTATCTACCAATCATTTAGCTCAAttcatttgataattaatttatatgatCATCTGAAGTAAAAACTAAAAACCATAAATGtatcataattatttaattaacaaaattagGTACAAAATTAGGGAACCATTTATCAAATTAGTAGTAATCATCAGTTTGTAAATTCACAAACCTTAATGTATAGTTTCAACAACTTACTTACTCAGAGCTCAAAACCATTTCTCTGCTTCTCCTCAATTGTTCCCTTTGAGTCattttattagtataataaCTATACTCAGAGATTGCAATTATTTAAAAGATGACATTATTAGGAAAAATAAGTGTAACAGATCACTGAGAAATTTTATCAAACATTATGTGCGCATGTAccaaaataaagataaaattcAAACATGCAGAGTCAATGAGAATAATAAAGCATCTGAATTTATGTACCAAAATTTGAAAACAAATTCATTCAAGCTTGTCAATCCAATAGTTCCACCATTGGTGGTGGCCAAGGTATTAATGGAAACAAAAAGTTATTTCAAATAGCGCACCTCATCGAATGTCTCCACAGTAATCGTCGATCAATTGTCTGAGATTAAAATTGTTATTAACTTTAGGAAATCAATTGGAAATTTGAGAAATTAGGTGGAAGATGAGAGAAAATGTGAAAATTGTTGTAATGATTTGGCAAGTtgtgtatgtataatttaattacttttataaaatataattaaataatagtataaaaattatttgaGAATAATGTAATGTATATTgtttatttcgaaatttttaatataatatatataattaattttcaaaagaattattaataaattaaatcgaattttaattttaatgcaactaaaaatttcaatgcaactaaaaatttgaaataagtaAATCaacactacaaaataataaaacaaaataaaatattatgaaaataaatatgtgaAACAACTAAATattacaaatttaaaataaaataataaaaaaaaaaccgttAGTATAgatacaaataaatataaataatcatttaatatatattaaatgtaattgaattagattgagttttaattgaatttttagATTGACATCTAATAACCAATTCAATTTAATTAGAATCCAACtatcaaattttttataattaaattagataAATCATGTCTACTCCtactaaaatttatattttatagtcATACAAACAATCAGCTGCATATATAATACCAAAACAAAATGATTAGTGTGTCATATTGtgattttagttttattattattgtaaaaataaaaattaaatttgatattttcaatatttttaatattaaaattattaaaaattaaaagttaaattGAATATTAATATTAAGGGTAACTATTAGGCACTATAACTATTGTCAGTCTTAAAAATTCTTTTAGAGGTGACTTGTGTCAGCTAGGAATGATTTTTTAGTACTATTAAGGGCAACAAATGTCGCCCCTAAAGCTAACCTAAGTCACAAATAGAGTATTTTTCTCCATTATCAAAtatcattccattccattccatgtCTACTCCCAAAGGAGAGAATGTCTTCAACAAAAACAACTTAGACTCTATCTTGAATTTAGACCACTTTTCTTTATGATTGCCAAGAATGCCAACAAAAATATcaactttttcttaatttagATTTTAAACTTTTCTAATATATATCACTACACTAACTAGCTAAGAAAACTAATAAGGCAACAAGAGAATAATAGGTgtgttaaaatttaaattaaagaaagtaaaattaaaatttattattaaaacaaaatacaataACTAACTAAAGTGAGTTTGTTCACATTAAATGccctcaaataaataaaatacaaaatcatTACTGATAACAAGTTTGATATGAAAATATAGAACAACCAGCCATTAAATTACAAACAAAAGTAATTTCATTATTGAGTCGACATGTGTGACAACATAGCAATAAATCATCATCCAAACAAGGCCACAACCTTCTCTTTCGTTCTGGAAATTGACACTCAAACAACTTTGGTATGAGAAAGTCATGATTTTGTGTAAGCCATAGTGAATTAGCTATCTCCTTCAATTTTTTTCGACATTCTAGCATTTGGGCACTTGTTTTAATATTGCCCAATAATTGTAACCCAAGCTTAGTACAACTTTGTTCTGATTCATCATCACTTTTATGATGATCTTCTTTGCAAATATAGATAATACCCATGAAATAAGAAGCTCCAAGGTGACCAGCATTGGCTGCCTTTTTCAACAATTCTAAACCTGATTCTTTTTTCTGGTGGAAGTTTAAGTAATCAATCTGTaaatattaacaaataaaaaaaaaaattaggaatggaattaaaaaaaaaaaaagatcatatatatgtttattattctaataaaacaaaattagaTGGACTACTCACTCACCACTCCTTGTCTATACATAGCTTCTAAATTTTGACTGTGTAGGCATTTCATGAAGAGGGCAATTGCTTCCTTGCATAGGTATAGATCCCATGGATGACAAGAAAGCTCATCAAGTGATAGTTTATTGTGAATATATTCATCATTATCTTTGgctagtttattgaataatttcCAACTGCACAAAAGAAATGACACAATACTAATTaagtttgaaataaaattatatatttcatatttgtataattttatgcacattttttttttaaaaaaaaaacaaatattaataCAAGAGTAATTTACGGTATAATTccaattgtaaataaatatttaagttttgaaagtaataatatttaagttataattctaaaatttttataagtACATGTTAAGTAAATTTTCACGTAGCAATTCTTGATTGATACatatctttaattatttttttttaaaaaaatagtttaaacatacaaataaaaaaatgacacaTGAATAATGACTTGACATTTAACGATTAGATAACTACAGAGTtccagaaatataacttaagtattattaccgctaaaaattaaacttaaatttttatttacaaccgaaaattaaatttaagtactTTTGCctcaaattactcttaatacaaatatattatttgtGATCTTATGTTTTACTCTTTTACTCATTTTGACTATTTTCAAAAGTATTTCGaccatgtattttttaaaaaattaaaataagcataaaaaataaataaaaaagaagttaTATAGAGTTACCTTAATTTAGCATTGAAGAAATCAGAAATTGATGTAGCAAGAACATCGCCTAATATATCCACAATTAAATCATTGGGAAGCCAATTAATATTCTTCATTGAATTAATTGGAAGACCATTATCATTCACTATCAATTTTAGGTCACTTTTGCTATTTTTCTGTATTTGCTTTGTTGAAGCTATACTTATTTTTGATGAGTCATTGTTTTTTCTCTTGATCGGTTTCATTATTTTGAGCCCTACATTATACGTACAAATATAATAAGTTAACTAAAATAACCATATTCATatcattaatttcaaataaaaggattgcatacatttaatattatatcaaaatatagtAGCCATCTTCTCTTTAAtggagaaaaacaaaaatcttaTATATGAAACCCATAAAATTCAACATTAGGAACAGGAAGAACAACTATTTTAAgagttattttaaattcaaccatttaggTTAATATTGTAAGtgcctataattagtataactATTAAggtaaaaaaatacatatatatttgtaaagTAGATACATACCTGAAAGAAACCTATGAAAATAATCTTAGTTGAATATTGATGGAAGAGATTGAGAAGTACGAATATTTTGagagatatatatatttgagaTTATATTGATTGAAAAGAATGAATAttatgttcatatatatatatagaacttAAGTAGAGGGACTAGTTATAATTAACGTTAGACTCCTATTTGGAATAGGAAATGTAGAGATAATATTATAGGATTCTTTTGGATTTAGTAGTtaccttttttagattttattatttttgaccCATTACTAAATTTACGTTTTAATTAAAAGATTTTTGCTCCTTACCCgtcaaaaaaaaatggaaaaaagatGAGAAATTATCTAATACACCATAATTTGTaactttttttctatttttacgttattattttatacttcctacttttataaaacttattttgcataaatataaattaataaacttttaattttcatttatacgTTTACTTATttctaaaacaaattatttccCCTTTTCAGCTTCTTCCTCCACGCAAGAGAGAGCTTCACAAGGCCACCTTCTGCATCCAAACCTCTCGAATTCGGCGCATCAACCACCAGATGCAACCCTCCCATTCCCTTACTCGAACTCTCTATCGACCCTTTCTTCTGTTGCTCACTCATCAAAGTTATCGTAGAAGTATAAACATTATCAACCTCCTTCTCTAACTGATCGGAGAGAAGGAATTCTATTTGAGTATAGTCAAGTGACATATGGGTCGTTGGGTTGTTGAACTCGGGTCCATTACCACATTCACAGGTACGAGTTTATTATTTGTACCTTTCATCTATTTcatttctcttctcttttcatatttttttttatttatctctGCATATATTTGTTCCTATGGTTCTCTAcggttgtaattttatttttattctctaATTAGTGATTAAGTAATTAAATCAATTTGTGCTTTGTTCTTTGAATGCTGAGAGTTGAGATGAGACCATTAGTATGAAAAATAGTCATAGTCAAGTGATTGTCTCTATTTTGTAGAGTTCTATATTGATTCTAGGTCTTTCTAACAGGGCTACGATTTAGTTATTATccgtttgtttttttttttttttgtaataatcaAGTATTCCCCTCAAACTCCATTCTTTTTCCTAGCTCATGGATTCACATTTTAAGTTTGTTTTGCTTTTGTTCATTACTTTAGGGATATACATTATGAAGTGCTCCCAAAAATTCATTGGCTTTCATAATCCGAACTCTGTCTCATAATCATTTATGATTTTGGTTAAttgatttaaattttctaaTAGGTGGTGAATGGTGTCTTGGGTTTCATTGGGTTTGGTAGTAAAATCATAATATGTGATTTTGGAATAggttatttagtttttttttctgtttatgATGTTATCTCATAGAGAAGATTATGAGGAAATTTGAAAAGGATGGTTAGTACATGTAAATTTCTTAATAGTTTAtgttatactttaaatttttccCTTTATATATTACATGATCTGGTTGTAGTTATATCCAATAGGTATAACAGTTTTTTTTGTGCTTACAGTCTAGTAGATGTGAAAGTCTTAAAGTTATTGTTGTAACTACTCCAGGGACTTATTATATAGTGTGAGATATTTGATGTTTTGAATTTCTTATTTGTGTGTCTTGAACTTTCATTTGATTTGTTTGTTGACTtgtactaaaatatatatgcacaAACATCATCTTATATGGGTACAAACTTTCGTTTGATTTCTTGGTCATTGGATTTGCTTATTTACGCAGTAGAAGAAGATATACCATTAGCAGCAATAATTTCTATTGATGTTTACTCATTAGCTACTTACTCACTTATACTATCTTGGGAGCTATTTTAGGTGTCTAACTTTCACTTTGGTGAGTGTTTggtttcaaaaaatttagctgGTCAATGCCTAAAATTGAGTTGTTTCcatttttaatgttatttgtttctattttttatgtTAGATGAGGTTAAATGCTAGTTGTTTTCATTTCACAACAAACTATAGTGTCTATTCCGAGATTATGTTATTTCCATTTCGCAACAAGCTATGAAAGATATTGCTACAAATTTTGTTTTAGAACATATCCCTTTCTACTAATGATCTCGTCTTGTTGTGGCTTTCAATGTGGAAGTGGCTGTGATGGGGGCTAGCCCATTTTCTACTTGGAGATACCTTGTCCATCATGGTGTTGTGACTGAAGTGGTAAgaccttttgttttatttttgtctTCCATGGAGAAGGATGGGATCTAGCTTTACATTTCTTATGTACTTGCGCTTatgaaattatgtattattattagaaaaatattccttttttatttttgtcaatgTTCCATCGAGCAGTAGctaatgatttttatttttttttatgactgTTGACTCTGGATTTTATATCTGCAAGTGTGACCCGTATTTCGATGATACTGATTATTCTCATCCTGGTTGCGAGCTTGGATTTCTAACTCCGAAATGTGCTAGAAAGTGAGTTGACAAGAACCAATTCAAGAAGAATTcaaagcattaaaataataatgcaTACATAATCAAGTCCGACCCCCACAGTATTATGGATGAAGTTTATATGAATGGTCCAATTGAACTTTCATTCACCATTTATGAGGTAACATCTGGTTTCATACTTTTTAGTTAGCAATTTAAATGTAGAAAGAAAATGACTTAATTTCCAAATGTACATGCTCTGCTTCTTAAGCTTCTCTAAAACTATTCTTAAGATTTTGCTCACTTCAAATGAAGAGTTTACAAACACATAACAGGATAACAAATAGGAGGTCATGCTGTTAAGCTAACTGGATGGGAAACTAGTGATAATGGGAACGACTATTGAGTAATTTATACGCTATACCTCTAACTTTCAACTTTTAATGTTGTGAGGTATTATGCTGATTTTGTTCTTTCTTTTGATGCAGCTTCTTGCAAATCAGATGGGGTGGGTGATCTAAGTCCCTTTTAAAACTTCCTCTATTTTTAGTAAATGTATCTATTGAAATATGTGACAATTTCGATTTTTTCTTTCTGGATGGCAGGATGGTTACTTCATGATCAGGAGAGGAACAAATGAGTGTGGTATCGAAGATGATATGGTTGCTGGTCTGCTTTCAAAGTGAAATATTATCAAAGAGGTTGCAAGTGCTGATGCCTTTTCGGATGCTTCGTATTGATTTTAAAACTTTTCATTTACACTCAATGTTCAAGCAGAAAATAAAAGGACTCCAAATTTCTACTAGTATCATCATATTATACTCTATTAGTTTagaattcaattattttatttatggataAGTTGGAATTTATCTTTTGTATCATATAATGAACACAGAAGAACATATTATTGGTTGAATacctccatatatatatatagggcaagACTATAGTAGGACTTAGCAAAAATTCCCTACCGATAGGGTACTTTTTTTaaccattgattttagatcGGATGGTTATTATAGTTTAAGATATATATTCTTATCATACAACTAACTGTatacaataaaaattttatactttctaaaaaaaatatttatttttaaaaataaaaaaatattaaaacttaaaataagAGACCCTTAATTTTCTCACTCTCCATTACAATATTGTTCTTCCAAAAATCTGAACGGCATTCTCTGCAGCAAACCCACGCCATCTCTCCAACCAGCCCAGATAACCCCACAACGATCCCAGGACGACCCGATGGCAACCCGACGGTGACCCGACGGAGAACTCATTGTGAACTCCCGAACTCGGACGACGTAAACACATACAAACAATGATTTTACTTATTACTAAagcctaaaaaaaataaagcccAAATTTTAAATAACAGGCCTACTCTTCCCAGTCCGTGGGTGTGAATGAGAGAAATAATctgatacattttttttaatcaaacttatatatatatattttcctttTTAAGTTCTGATTGGTTAATATTACATCCCTATAGCATAGGGTCATTATACTTGGTCCTACCATATAaattccctatatatatatatatatactaggcagAAGTTACGTGCCTAGCCACGTATAgttagttttattttagattttagtcatcatttttttttaaatgtcatatgtaatttttttaaaaagataataCTTAATATAGAGTGATAATTGtagaaagaataataataatttgaagaaAGAGAATGTATAATTCTGtaatatattgaaaaaaaaaaatatattgttttataaagttttgagaaataaaaattaaactcaaaatgttaataaaatatattaaaagcaataataataaatttataaaataaaaattaaatattgttgatatatattagaaaaattaatgtttaacgtttattaaattaaataaaacaatgtaagaagttttcaaaattaaaaagaaacatataattttgataattaaaagagaagaattattaaatgaaaaggaaaaaaaattaaaaaaaaaatcattattgaaggagtttttaattttctatggacttaacaataAAATTGTGAAATAAAAAACCTTAAACTAATAAATCGTAAACTAAGAATTAAGAAAAAAGTCTTGTCGTATGACATGTTTTGAAAGTCCTCTAATAGTCTACATTCTTTCTGTTGGTACTTCTTTTTGATGGCGTCGAGTAGTGAACCAGCTATTGATTTGAATGAGCAATACGCTCAAATCAGTTTGGAAGATGAGGAAGAGGGCGTCCTGCTTGGTGGGGATGATGAGGGGGAGGAGATTGCTTTTGACGATCGATGGTGTTTGGTGGGAAAATTTCTTACGGGTAGGACTTTGGATTTTGATGCTATGAGGCACATGATGGCTTCGTTGTGGCAGCCGGGAAAGGGTGTGTATATCAGAGAATTGGATACTAATAGgtatctttttcaattttatcacGAGTTGGACGTTCAAGCGGTTGTTGATGGTAGCCCATGGACGTTTAATAAGAGTCCCCTTGTTTTTCATCGCTTACGGAAGGGGGAGGATCCGAAGGTTGTCTTGCTGCATAAGATGGATTTTTGGGTGCAGGTTCATGATTTAAAGTCTGGTTTTATGATGGAAAAGGTGGTCAGGAGTGCTGGTGAATATGTTGGTGGCTATATAAAATCTGATCCAAAAAACTTCAATGGATTATGGAGAGATTATCTCAGGGTAAGAGCAACAATTGATGTCAATAAGCCATTGAAACGGAGAATGAAGCTTTGCAAAGAAAATGGTGAATGGATATGGGCGAATTTCAAATATGAACACCTTCCAACATTTTGCTTTGTGTGTGGAATCATAGGTCACTCCGAAAGATTTTGTCCTAAACGGTTTGACCAACCGATTGATCAATTGAAAAAGCCATATGGGATTTTCATGAGGGCGCAgatgaagaaaaagaattatCTGATTGGAGCACAGTGGCTACGCACAGGACATGACGATGGTGGAGCCGCCGGGTTGAGTGGTGTCTCTGGAAATTCTGGGGCCGGAGCTTATGCATCTTCATTGCCTAAAATTATGGAAATTGATTGTGGTAATCAGGATGGTGATCATAATCCCATAATTTTAGGAAAGAATCAAAGTGAGATAGTAAAAGGTGGAGGGGTGGTTAATGGGCAGAATAATGGGAAGGGTCAAAGCCACATAATAAGGGAAGATGAATCTGCATTGAATGAGGATGATTTGCTTCTTATTCTTGATAACAAAAGAAGACGTATGGGAAAAGAGAAGGTAATTAATAGTGGGGACAATGAAGTGGATGGTCATGTTGGGCAAGATGATTCAAAAAACGTTTTACAGGTGGGCCTTGGTTCTCAGGCCCACCTAGCATTATGAGTGTCATATCATGGAATTgccatgggcttgggaacccgtgGGCTCAACAATTCATTAAGGACCTTGTTGTCTAAAAGAAACTCAGTTACTTGTTTTTATGTGAAACTTTGGTTAAGAAAGATGTTATTGAAAGGCTTCGTGTGGCTATTGGGTTTGATGGAGCTCTTGCTGTGGATTCGGTTGGTAGGAGTGGGGGAGTGGCTCTCTTATGGAAGGTCGAAGAGGACGTGAAGGTGCTGGAGTACGGAGGATCGTATATTGATGTTGTGATTAGTGGTAGTGATCAAGGACATTGGCGATTGACGGGGCTCTATGGTGAACCGAATAGGCAGTGGAGAAAGAGAACCTGGGATCTTATTTGTGAGCTGAAAAATAAATCTACATTGCCTTGGTGCATAATCGGAGATCTTAACAATGTCACTTCTCATGATGATAAAAGAGGTGGCAACCCTTATCCTAGATGGCTTATTGATGGCTTCAATGATACGTTGGCGGTCTGTGATCTTCATGACTTGGAGTTATCTGGGTACCCTTACACTTGGGAGCGTTGTCGAGGTACATTGGATTGGGTTGAGGTTCAGATTGATAGAGCGTTGGTGTCTCAATCTTGGTTAGATTATTTCCCCTCTGCTAAGCTTTTCAATTTAGAAACTTCTACTTCTGATCATACTCCGTTACTTTTGACTACTGTTAATCAAGTTGTAGTGGCTAAGAATAAGTTTTTTCGCTTTGAAAATTCCTGGCTTAAAGAGCCATTGTTTTTCGAAGTTGTGAAATCTTCTTGGGAGCCAGGCAATTCGATTGGGGTTATAGACAAGGTGAAACATTGTGGGGAAGTTTTGTTGAGTTGGGGAAAGGATTACTCTGGGAATTTTTCTAGGAGAATCAAGGATTGTAAGGAGGAGATGAAGCAGTGGAAGCGAGGCCGTGATGTTGTTTCATTGGAAAATTATAAATCGGCTAGTGCTAAATTACAAGATATCTTGCtgcaaaaagaaatattttggaAGCAAAGGAGTAAGCAGCTTTGGTTGCAAGAAGGAGATAGCAATTCAAAATACTTTCATGCTATCGCAACTGCGAGAAGGCGAAGAAATTCCATCCAAAAACTTCGAAATTCTGCTGGTACATGGGTGGATTGGCAAGGTGGATTGTCTTTGGTGGTTGAGGATTATTTCTCCCAGCTGTTTTCCTCAACAGCAGCTGCCAGTAATACTGATATATATCAGTATATTTCTGCTTCAGTCACGGCAGATCAGAATGCAAAGCTGCTGGAGCCAGTTTCAGATGTGGAAATTCGGAGTGCCCTCTTCCAAATGCACCCGGATAAATCTCCAGGACCTGATGGCATGACTCCAGGATTTTATCAAAAATGTTGGAGCACTGTAAGTACTGATATCATTTCTCTTGTCCAGAATTTTTTTGTGGTTGGTTCATTTCCAAGAGAGTTGAACTTTACTAACATAGTGCTTATCCCGAAAAAGAAACATCCTGAATCTATGAGTGATCTTCGTCCAATTTCGTTATGTAATGTGCTCTATAAGATTATATCGAAGGTTTTGGCTAATAGATTCAAAGAAGTCCTACCGAATGTTATATCAGATAATCAAAGTGCCTTTCTTCCGGGGCGTCTGATTTCTGATAACATTATGATAGCCTTCGAAATTATGCATTACCTGAAGCGTAAAAGAGTTGGTAAGGAGGGATTTATGGCTATTAAGCTTGACATGAGCAAGGCATATGATCGTGTGGAATGGCCTTTTATTGAAAATATGCTTCTTCATATGGGTTTCAGTAGTCATTGGGTGCAACTTATTATGTTTTGTGTGACTACGGTTACTTATAACGTGACTCATGGTGGTCATCTAATGGGACCTATCACTCCTGGTAGAGGTTTGCGACAAGGAGATCCATTATCTCCTTACTTGTTCTTGATTTGTGCGGAAGGTTTTTCCTCTTTGCTGAAACATTATGAGAGACAACGTTGGTTGACTGGCTGCCGTGTTGCTAGAGGTGCTCCTATGGTTTCTCATATGTTATTCGCAGACGATAGCTATGTTTTCTGTAAAGCCAATGATTTTGAGTCTCAAAATGTGATGCGCCTCCTTCATAGTTACGAAATTGCTTCGGGGCAACAAGTTAACTTTGCTAAGTCTTCAGTCTTCTTTAGCAAAAATACTTCTGAGGCTATTCGTGATCGAGTTTGTGGTGTTATGGGCCTTAGTGCAGCTTCGAATGATAGTTTCTACTTGGGTTTGCCTTGCATAATGGGGAGGAATAAGAATGCAATTCTTGGCTTTTTGAAGGAAAAGATGAGGAAAAGGATCTTTAGTTGGGAAACAAAGTTCTTGTCTAAAGCTGGGAAAGAAGTATTGATAAAGTCGGTGGCTCAAGCATTGCCAAGCTATGCTATGAGTGTTTTTCTTTTGACCCAAGAGATTTGTTCAAGTCTTGAGAGTATGATGGCGCGGTTTTGGTGGAAATCACAATCAAACTCAAGTAAGGGAGTGAGTTGGGTGAGTTGGAAACGTCTTTGTCAACATAAGAATTTTGGTGGCCTTGGGTTTCGAGACCTTAGGGACTACAACTTGTCTTTTCTAGGAAAACAAGGATGG includes:
- the LOC115698614 gene encoding uncharacterized protein LOC115698614, with product MKNINWLPNDLIVDILGDVLATSISDFFNAKLSWKLFNKLAKDNDEYIHNKLSLDELSCHPWDLYLCKEAIALFMKCLHSQNLEAMYRQGVIDYLNFHQKKESGLELLKKAANAGHLGASYFMGIIYICKEDHHKSDDESEQSCTKLGLQLLGNIKTSAQMLECRKKLKEIANSLWLTQNHDFLIPKLFECQFPERKRRLWPCLDDDLLLCCHTCRLNNEITFVCNLMAGCSIFSYQTCYQ
- the LOC133030418 gene encoding uncharacterized protein LOC133030418, with amino-acid sequence MASSSEPAIDLNEQYAQISLEDEEEGVLLGGDDEGEEIAFDDRWCLVGKFLTGRTLDFDAMRHMMASLWQPGKGVYIRELDTNRYLFQFYHELDVQAVVDGSPWTFNKSPLVFHRLRKGEDPKVVLLHKMDFWVQVHDLKSGFMMEKVVRSAGEYVGGYIKSDPKNFNGLWRDYLRVRATIDVNKPLKRRMKLCKENGEWIWANFKYEHLPTFCFVCGIIGHSERFCPKRFDQPIDQLKKPYGIFMRAQMKKKNYLIGAQWLRTGHDDGGAAGLSGVSGNSGAGAYASSLPKIMEIDCGNQDGDHNPIILGKNQSEIVKGGGVVNGQNNGKGQSHIIREDESALNEDDLLLILDNKRRRMGKEKVINSGDNEVDGHVGQDDSKNVLQKDVIERLRVAIGFDGALAVDSVGRSGGVALLWKVEEDVKVLEYGGSYIDVVISGSDQGHWRLTGLYGEPNRQWRKRTWDLICELKNKSTLPWCIIGDLNNVTSHDDKRGGNPYPRWLIDGFNDTLAVCDLHDLELSGYPYTWERCRGTLDWVEVQIDRALVSQSWLDYFPSAKLFNLETSTSDHTPLLLTTVNQVVVAKNKFFRFENSWLKEPLFFEVVKSSWEPGNSIGVIDKVKHCGEVLLSWGKDYSGNFSRRIKDCKEEMKQWKRGRDVVSLENYKSASAKLQDILLQKEIFWKQRSKQLWLQEGDSNSKYFHAIATARRRRNSIQKLRNSAGTWVDWQGGLSLVVEDYFSQLFSSTAAASNTDIYQYISASVTADQNAKLLEPVSDVEIRSALFQMHPDKSPGPDGMTPGFYQKCWSTVSTDIISLVQNFFVVGSFPRELNFTNIVLIPKKKHPESMSDLRPISLCNVLYKIISKVLANRFKEVLPNVISDNQSAFLPGRLISDNIMIAFEIMHYLKRKRVGKEGFMAIKLDMSKAYDRVEWPFIENMLLHMGFSSHWVQLIMFCVTTVTYNVTHGGHLMGPITPGRGLRQGDPLSPYLFLICAEGFSSLLKHYERQRWLTGCRVARGAPMVSHMLFADDSYVFCKANDFESQNVMRLLHSYEIASGQQVNFAKSSVFFSKNTSEAIRDRVCGVMGLSAASNDSFYLGLPCIMGRNKNAILGFLKEKMRKRIFSWETKFLSKAGKEVLIKSVAQALPSYAMSVFLLTQEICSSLESMMARFWWKSQSNSSKGVSWVSWKRLCQHKNFGGLGFRDLRDYNLSFLGKQGWRLLTMGDTLVGQIYKARYFPHGSYLDAELGKNPSFIWRSIWAAQDLVRKGARRSVADGSSISILKDPWLPHDTNPYVVTTHPGLVDKHVSNLLNVGERSWDMEILNDMFEERDVSLIKNIQLSSSSFVDSWCWNMETSGFYSVKSAYKFLQSSSGNWLFTQDNSGWKKLWQISVPSKVHHFLWKACSGCLPTKVQLQTKHVNVDLMCPLCNLEIETIFHVLLGCNFSKACWFFSAATQPTGVFSEFSCWFFDLLENSSTAAVVEAAMLSWSIWKTRNEVLWQHKTRSALQVVQSAKQVLNNWKVAKFQSPAALYATGEAAISNLWRKPSVDMVKVNVDGALFQTQQKFGFGCIARNHNGHLLEARSVSRWGCVLPEIAEVIGIKEALSWIKTRGWDRVVVETDALVVVQAINSSVHMPSQFGLLVEDCRSILLSLNNVAVSFVNRSANRAAHSLARESCFLSDCTYNELNAPPFLYDIVMAEASY